One Mercurialis annua linkage group LG3, ddMerAnnu1.2, whole genome shotgun sequence DNA window includes the following coding sequences:
- the LOC126674317 gene encoding uncharacterized protein LOC126674317 — protein sequence MEQPALPNANPSKEKSSNSKASKMKAPTPQELVSHYQSKGLDAEEASVKVIEDLQNMLYRVISTANSSKNSNKKDKVSAEMLRKVDVVQNRVGIIDMKVDSKPGYLETFAIGVASGAAFRGIDSVWPHVLGGISQIWSAVTNPTKPPSS from the coding sequence ATGGAACAACCAGCTCTACCAAATGCAAACCCATCAAAAGAGAAGAGCAGCAACAGCAAGGCTTCAAAAATGAAAGCCCCGACACCGCAAGAACTGGTATCGCACTACCAGTCAAAAGGATTAGACGCGGAAGAAGCGTCAGTGAAGGTAATTGAAGATTTGCAGAATATGCTGTATAGAGTTATTTCTACAGCCAACAGTAGTAAGAACAGCAACAAGAAGGATAAGGTGAGCGCTGAGATGCTGAGAAAAGTGGATGTTGTTCAAAATAGAGTGGGGATTATTGATATGAAGGTGGACTCGAAGCCTGGTTATCTTGAAACTTTTGCCATTGGAGTTGCTTCTGGTGCTGCTTTCAGAGGAATTGATTCTGTTTGGCCTCATGTTCTTGGGGGAATCTCTCAGATTTGGAGTGCTGTTACTAATCCTACTAAACCCCCTTCTTCTTAA